One window from the genome of Dyadobacter sp. CECT 9275 encodes:
- a CDS encoding amidohydrolase: MKKHFLLFVLATFTPAWLAAQNPLWTRIDKKSKELEPTIITWRRHFHTNPELGNREFKTAEKVAAHLKKLGFEVKTGIAHTGVVGILKGGKPGPVVALRADMDGLPVTERVEVPFKSTVVADYNGQKTGVMHACGHDTHVAILMGVAEVLAGMKGDIKGTVKFIFQPAEEGAPEGEEGGAKLMVKEGVLENPKVDAIFGLHIDSQIEANKISYRPGATMAAVDFFSIEVKGKQTHGAYPWSGVDPIVTSSQIVTALQTIVSRNLNLTKAPAVVTIGAIHGGIRQNIIPEEVKMIGTIRTFDEEMHSLVHKRVTDISSLIAESAGAKAHVKIDVLYPVTFNNEALTARMIGTLENVAGKENVSLIPAKTGAEDFSYFQQKVPGFFFFLGGMPKGKAISEAAPHHTPDFYLDETGLVLGVRALSRLAVDYLEKESVKK; this comes from the coding sequence ATGAAAAAGCACTTCTTACTTTTTGTTTTAGCAACTTTCACTCCTGCTTGGCTAGCTGCTCAGAACCCGCTATGGACCAGAATTGACAAGAAATCAAAGGAACTGGAACCAACCATTATTACATGGCGCCGCCATTTTCATACTAATCCCGAACTTGGAAACCGGGAATTTAAAACAGCGGAAAAGGTAGCGGCTCATCTCAAAAAACTTGGATTTGAAGTGAAAACCGGCATTGCGCATACCGGAGTGGTGGGTATCCTGAAAGGAGGAAAGCCGGGTCCGGTGGTTGCCTTAAGGGCCGATATGGATGGCCTGCCGGTAACCGAACGGGTGGAGGTACCTTTCAAATCGACGGTAGTTGCCGACTACAACGGTCAAAAAACGGGGGTTATGCATGCTTGCGGGCATGATACCCATGTGGCTATCCTGATGGGAGTGGCAGAGGTATTGGCCGGGATGAAAGGAGACATCAAAGGAACGGTAAAGTTTATATTCCAGCCTGCTGAGGAGGGTGCCCCGGAAGGCGAAGAGGGCGGGGCTAAACTCATGGTGAAGGAAGGGGTACTGGAGAACCCAAAAGTTGATGCCATTTTCGGACTTCACATTGATTCACAGATAGAAGCCAACAAGATATCCTACCGGCCGGGTGCCACCATGGCTGCGGTTGATTTTTTTAGTATCGAAGTGAAAGGCAAACAAACCCACGGTGCATATCCCTGGTCTGGTGTGGACCCTATTGTGACTTCTTCCCAGATTGTTACAGCTCTGCAGACTATTGTTAGCCGTAATCTTAATCTGACAAAGGCCCCGGCTGTGGTGACTATCGGAGCCATTCACGGGGGGATCAGGCAGAATATTATTCCCGAAGAAGTGAAGATGATCGGGACCATCAGAACGTTTGATGAAGAAATGCACAGTTTGGTACACAAACGGGTTACGGATATTTCCTCGCTGATCGCGGAAAGTGCTGGGGCAAAGGCCCATGTTAAAATTGATGTATTGTATCCCGTCACTTTCAACAATGAGGCATTGACGGCCCGGATGATTGGGACACTTGAAAATGTGGCCGGCAAGGAAAACGTTTCTCTTATTCCGGCAAAAACGGGTGCCGAAGACTTCTCTTATTTTCAGCAGAAAGTACCGGGTTTTTTCTTTTTCCTGGGCGGTATGCCTAAGGGGAAAGCCATTTCTGAGGCAGCCCCGCACCATACGCCGGATTTTTATCTGGATGAAACAGGGCTTGTACTGGGTGTTCGCGCACTGAGCCGGCTTGCGGTAGACTATCTTGAAAAGGAATCGGTCAAAAAATAA
- a CDS encoding purple acid phosphatase family protein: MFTLSYTSFNRLAFTALFLSVISPLVAQQNKSYPPSAFPDRVILGWKGDAAHTQAVNWRTDSTVSNAMAAIHEADPSPDFVSKAKIVKATTQSARIDNITANYHEANFTDLKPATRYLYRVGNGTEWSEWFQFTTASDKASPVSFLYFGDAQNDLRSLWSRAIRGAFTQLPKANLIIHAGDLINNSNVDYQWGEWFEAGGWVNGMIPNLPTPGNHEYYRDEVKKPQVSKHWRKQFALPENGPEGLEETAYYIDYQGIRFISMDSQAALLDSSVLDRQAAWFEKTARENTNKWLILFHHHPIYSTKNGRDNDEWRAKMEPLYKKYKVDLVLQGHDHTYGRGLNMPLGTSRKKPDGPIYVVSVSGPKMYDIGLQDWMDRAASNTQLYQAITVDANKLSYKSFTVSGDLYDHFELIKDVKGNNIYAELSTQLKMQERLELPEKLKQSFKEADLKEYEKRFQEYKKRKEIK; encoded by the coding sequence ATGTTTACCTTATCATACACCTCATTTAACCGGCTGGCTTTCACGGCCCTATTCCTTTCTGTGATCTCGCCGCTTGTTGCGCAGCAGAATAAGAGTTACCCTCCCTCTGCTTTTCCTGACAGGGTAATCCTCGGCTGGAAGGGCGATGCCGCGCATACCCAGGCTGTCAACTGGCGTACCGATTCTACGGTGTCCAATGCCATGGCAGCTATTCATGAAGCAGATCCCTCGCCTGATTTTGTGAGCAAAGCAAAGATCGTTAAGGCGACTACGCAGTCGGCACGGATTGACAATATAACCGCGAATTATCATGAAGCCAATTTTACCGATCTGAAACCCGCAACCCGTTACCTCTACCGTGTAGGTAATGGCACGGAGTGGAGCGAGTGGTTTCAGTTTACTACGGCTTCTGACAAAGCCTCGCCGGTGTCGTTTCTGTATTTTGGTGATGCCCAGAACGACCTGCGGTCTCTATGGTCGCGGGCCATCCGGGGTGCTTTCACACAGCTTCCCAAAGCTAACCTCATCATCCATGCAGGCGACCTGATTAACAATTCAAATGTAGATTACCAGTGGGGAGAATGGTTTGAAGCAGGTGGCTGGGTAAATGGGATGATTCCCAATCTGCCAACACCGGGAAACCACGAGTACTACCGCGACGAGGTAAAAAAACCACAGGTATCCAAACATTGGCGTAAGCAGTTTGCCCTTCCGGAGAATGGTCCTGAAGGCTTGGAAGAAACCGCATATTACATTGACTACCAAGGAATAAGGTTTATATCAATGGATTCTCAGGCGGCACTTCTGGATTCATCCGTACTGGACCGGCAAGCGGCCTGGTTTGAAAAAACAGCTCGAGAAAACACGAATAAATGGCTCATCCTATTTCATCATCACCCTATATATTCTACCAAAAATGGCCGGGATAATGACGAATGGCGTGCCAAAATGGAGCCCTTGTACAAGAAATATAAGGTAGATCTGGTATTACAGGGCCACGACCATACCTATGGACGTGGACTTAATATGCCGCTTGGTACCAGCCGCAAAAAGCCGGATGGCCCCATTTACGTGGTATCTGTAAGCGGCCCTAAAATGTACGACATAGGGCTGCAGGACTGGATGGATCGGGCGGCTTCCAACACGCAGCTTTATCAGGCGATCACCGTTGATGCCAACAAGCTATCCTATAAATCATTTACAGTTTCCGGCGACCTATACGACCATTTTGAACTGATAAAGGATGTGAAAGGTAACAATATCTATGCCGAATTATCTACCCAACTGAAAATGCAGGAAAGGCTAGAATTACCTGAAAAATTGAAACAGAGTTTTAAAGAAGCGGATCTCAAAGAATACGAAAAGCGGTTTCAGGAATATAAAAAGCGGAAAGAGATAAAATAA
- a CDS encoding SusD/RagB family nutrient-binding outer membrane lipoprotein translates to MKSILKHSLLILAVLSLGSCEKWLDVNSDPNNPSDVAPEFVLPAAQVSVAGVVGGDFAIIGGLWSQHWTQSHVASQYRIIDSYQLVAATYNIAWTELYAGGLNDFEDVKTKATALENNNLLLQAVAMQCYGYQMLADWFDKIPLTEALQASNIPNPKYDDGPAVYAELLKRLDAALALDFNNGKSTRISSDLVFGTLSAAGQIDAWKRFANTLKLKMYLRQTASSNSEQAIAAIKAMLDSDTEFLTTNAALTQFKDEPNRSNPLFENNVRQLNVSSNLRLSKTFQSYLEAHDDLARLNAYFTPGTNGQYGLAQGNYDESSTVVLPAVPSVAKMTAVDPFFYFSLDEVYFLLAEAYLRTGDAAMAKSFYDKAVTAAYAKFAIPFDGTKIATGGVYAYPSTGTQEQQLEAIITQKWVAMFRQGYESFWDQARTGYPRNSPVPVTDESYVPGEWTYPVKGVTSGVFAKRILYTAASRDVNPNTPPAAEVTDKIWWMK, encoded by the coding sequence ATGAAAAGTATTTTAAAACATAGTTTATTGATATTGGCAGTCCTGTCACTGGGTTCCTGCGAAAAATGGCTGGACGTCAACAGTGATCCCAACAACCCGTCGGACGTTGCACCTGAATTTGTACTCCCTGCGGCTCAGGTATCTGTCGCTGGTGTTGTTGGAGGAGACTTCGCCATCATCGGTGGCCTATGGTCACAGCACTGGACACAGTCACATGTAGCTTCCCAGTACCGGATCATTGACTCGTATCAGCTGGTAGCAGCCACCTATAACATTGCCTGGACGGAACTTTATGCCGGTGGACTAAACGACTTTGAAGACGTAAAGACCAAGGCAACCGCGCTGGAAAACAACAACCTGCTGTTGCAGGCAGTGGCTATGCAATGTTATGGATACCAGATGCTGGCCGACTGGTTTGATAAAATTCCGTTGACGGAAGCGTTGCAGGCATCAAACATACCGAATCCTAAGTATGATGATGGCCCGGCGGTATATGCTGAGTTACTGAAACGCCTGGATGCAGCATTGGCTTTGGATTTTAATAATGGTAAATCCACCAGAATATCCTCTGACCTGGTATTCGGAACTTTATCCGCAGCCGGACAAATTGACGCATGGAAACGTTTTGCCAACACGCTGAAGCTAAAAATGTACCTTCGCCAGACAGCCAGTTCGAACTCGGAGCAGGCGATAGCGGCCATTAAAGCTATGCTTGACAGCGATACTGAATTCCTTACAACAAATGCAGCGCTTACACAGTTTAAGGACGAGCCCAACCGGAGCAATCCATTGTTTGAAAATAACGTAAGGCAGCTGAATGTTTCCAGTAACCTGCGTTTGAGCAAAACCTTCCAGTCTTACCTGGAAGCGCACGATGATCTTGCACGGCTTAATGCTTACTTCACGCCAGGTACCAACGGCCAGTATGGTCTCGCTCAGGGTAATTATGACGAAAGCTCTACAGTTGTACTGCCCGCGGTCCCCAGTGTTGCCAAAATGACTGCGGTTGATCCGTTCTTTTATTTCAGCCTGGACGAAGTATACTTCCTTTTGGCGGAGGCCTACCTGAGAACAGGTGACGCTGCCATGGCAAAATCATTCTATGACAAGGCGGTTACAGCTGCTTATGCCAAATTCGCCATTCCTTTTGATGGTACCAAAATAGCAACTGGGGGTGTTTACGCTTATCCTTCTACCGGAACTCAGGAACAACAGCTGGAAGCGATCATCACGCAAAAGTGGGTGGCAATGTTCCGCCAGGGATACGAATCCTTCTGGGATCAGGCACGTACAGGATATCCGCGTAATTCTCCGGTTCCGGTTACAGATGAAAGCTACGTGCCAGGAGAGTGGACCTATCCTGTAAAAGGAGTTACAAGCGGTGTGTTTGCGAAGAGAATATTGTATACAGCCGCTTCCAGGGATGTAAACCCCAATACGCCTCCGGCAGCAGAGGTTACGGACAAAATCTGGTGGATGAAATAA
- a CDS encoding immunoglobulin-like domain-containing protein, producing MKRQLKYIAIAFVGVLGLSCEPDKVTEGISDITYFPEFDYKGDEVVLASCGTAFTDPGVTAVENGADIPVNTTVSAMISGGTVASVPTTADRYTVNYRAVNKDGYPANASRVVWTACTGDLKTSIEGLYTSTVFRNAVSGAQYTNMKYILIRKKPGTENTYQISDAIGGWYQLGRALGDAYLAPGLEVTATNIGTNSFTFGGAPQVLGFGGPVTPKSLTVDPATKTIVLTTAWNVYEFVATLKQVSF from the coding sequence ATGAAAAGACAACTAAAATATATAGCGATTGCCTTTGTTGGTGTTCTGGGATTATCCTGTGAGCCGGATAAAGTAACAGAAGGGATTTCAGATATCACCTATTTCCCCGAATTTGATTATAAAGGAGATGAAGTAGTGCTGGCCTCCTGCGGAACAGCTTTTACAGATCCGGGTGTAACAGCGGTTGAGAACGGAGCGGATATCCCCGTAAACACCACGGTTTCTGCAATGATCAGCGGCGGTACGGTTGCTTCTGTACCTACCACCGCCGACCGGTACACGGTTAATTACAGGGCGGTTAATAAAGACGGATATCCCGCCAATGCGAGCCGTGTGGTCTGGACGGCCTGTACAGGTGATCTTAAGACTTCTATCGAGGGCCTCTATACTTCTACGGTATTCAGAAATGCAGTATCAGGTGCACAGTATACCAATATGAAGTATATCCTGATCCGCAAAAAACCAGGTACTGAAAATACTTATCAGATCTCGGACGCGATAGGTGGCTGGTACCAGTTGGGAAGGGCCCTTGGTGATGCATATCTGGCTCCTGGCCTGGAAGTTACCGCTACCAACATTGGCACCAACAGCTTTACTTTTGGAGGCGCTCCTCAGGTACTGGGTTTTGGCGGTCCTGTAACTCCCAAGTCCCTGACAGTGGATCCTGCGACAAAGACGATTGTGCTGACCACCGCATGGAACGTATATGAATTTGTTGCAACCTTGAAACAAGTATCATTTTAA
- a CDS encoding tetratricopeptide repeat-containing sensor histidine kinase, which produces MQLVIKVLFSLLIVTETFAQNKDVNEILKKIGESRQDTNLVLSYIEYGQFLENKNLDSAAKYYLKASELSEKLNYDTGRFKFRSNYTYVLNLQGKYEPGLKLNMESLEIAKRMKHQVNIGKSLANIAASYTYMANFREAIRYNQLSADVFQKLGKTEYLPRLYVNIGTAFEHANLLNKSLQYKQKALALARPMKDSLQLADILTTNGVCLSNLKRYKEGATHFKEGLAVAKAIGSDIYVIQAYAGLCRASRADKQLARAKEYGEEGLKLARKSGNVFLEIECLRALMFVAEDMNLPDLSAKLTAEALKIAEENEMTDRLVELYEDYATDMYRQENYKAAYDYLMKYSILDDSLQGIDVQKQLQELDTRYLTAQKENRIISLEKEKQARNTLIYSLVAGLLVLLVVAGLVYRNIAIRKRIAENEVLRLQQERQLLATHSILKGQEEERTRVARDLHDGLGGLLSGIKLTLNSVKGNVILPEASAMTFTRALSQLDGAISEMRRVAHSMMPETLVRFGLIDALTDFCNGISESGQLQVSIHTFGFDQRLDSSIEIVLYRIAQELLNNVLKYAEATEAQVQLTRMGKNVSLTVEDNGKGFDVEKVRQKKGTGLGNVQARVDYLNGKLDIQSKPEEGTSILVEITL; this is translated from the coding sequence ATGCAACTTGTAATTAAAGTACTTTTTTCTCTTTTGATCGTCACCGAAACATTTGCCCAGAACAAGGATGTAAATGAAATTCTGAAAAAAATCGGGGAGAGTAGACAGGATACCAACCTGGTACTGAGCTATATTGAATACGGGCAATTTTTAGAAAATAAGAACCTTGACAGCGCAGCCAAGTACTATCTGAAAGCGAGTGAGCTGAGTGAAAAGCTGAATTACGACACAGGACGATTTAAGTTTCGGTCCAATTACACCTATGTATTAAATCTGCAGGGCAAATATGAACCGGGCCTGAAACTAAATATGGAAAGCCTGGAAATTGCCAAAAGAATGAAACACCAGGTTAACATAGGCAAAAGTCTTGCAAATATAGCAGCCAGTTACACCTACATGGCCAATTTCAGGGAGGCGATACGCTATAATCAGCTGTCAGCGGATGTATTCCAAAAACTTGGTAAAACGGAATACCTGCCCAGGTTATATGTCAATATTGGTACGGCCTTTGAGCATGCCAATTTGTTGAACAAGTCGCTGCAATACAAGCAAAAGGCGCTGGCCCTGGCGAGGCCAATGAAAGATAGTCTGCAGCTGGCGGATATACTTACAACCAACGGGGTTTGTCTTTCGAATCTAAAGAGATATAAGGAAGGAGCGACTCATTTTAAGGAAGGGCTGGCGGTTGCAAAAGCCATTGGTTCGGACATATATGTGATCCAGGCTTATGCAGGTTTGTGCCGGGCCAGCAGAGCAGACAAACAGTTGGCCAGGGCAAAGGAGTATGGAGAGGAAGGTCTCAAACTGGCGCGAAAATCGGGGAACGTTTTCCTTGAGATAGAATGCCTGCGGGCATTGATGTTTGTTGCCGAAGATATGAACCTGCCTGATTTGTCGGCTAAGTTAACTGCGGAGGCATTGAAAATTGCGGAGGAAAATGAAATGACCGACCGCCTGGTGGAGCTTTATGAGGATTATGCGACAGATATGTACCGGCAAGAGAACTACAAGGCTGCCTATGATTACCTGATGAAATATTCCATACTGGATGATTCGCTACAGGGAATTGATGTACAGAAACAGTTGCAGGAACTGGACACAAGGTATCTGACAGCACAAAAGGAAAACAGGATTATCTCTCTTGAAAAGGAAAAACAGGCCCGCAATACCCTTATTTACAGTCTTGTAGCAGGTTTGCTGGTTCTGCTGGTTGTGGCGGGACTGGTTTACAGGAACATCGCCATCAGAAAGCGGATCGCGGAAAATGAAGTATTAAGATTACAGCAGGAGCGGCAGCTCCTGGCCACACATTCTATATTAAAAGGACAGGAAGAAGAACGCACCCGCGTAGCAAGAGACCTCCATGATGGACTTGGGGGATTATTGTCAGGTATCAAATTAACACTAAATTCGGTGAAAGGAAATGTAATTTTGCCCGAAGCGAGCGCGATGACGTTCACCAGGGCACTCAGCCAATTGGATGGCGCCATCAGCGAAATGCGGCGCGTGGCACACAGTATGATGCCCGAAACGCTGGTCAGGTTCGGGCTGATAGATGCGCTTACGGATTTTTGCAACGGGATCAGTGAATCAGGACAGTTGCAGGTTTCGATCCATACCTTTGGCTTCGACCAGCGGCTTGATTCCTCCATTGAGATCGTGCTGTACCGTATTGCCCAGGAGTTGTTGAACAATGTGCTGAAATATGCGGAAGCCACCGAGGCGCAGGTCCAACTTACCCGGATGGGCAAAAACGTAAGCCTGACGGTTGAAGATAACGGAAAGGGTTTTGATGTTGAAAAGGTCAGACAAAAAAAGGGTACAGGTCTTGGGAACGTTCAGGCAAGGGTAGACTATCTGAACGGCAAGCTGGATATACAGTCCAAGCCCGAGGAAGGAACCTCTATCCTTGTTGAGATCACCCTATAG
- a CDS encoding lipid-binding protein translates to MNKILGYIGILAIGISLSACDLGNDPTIGGTKLQAMAGEWWINVLVDGEDIGAGFNLITTSNTAANNDTDLLLDDHELWPAKIVAKVNLPAMTFNAAPGLSNMYSPTIKVSVIEGKVLKGAATTPGGNKTDSIYVKFEFSDDPGTQYEYAGYRRTGFQEDEH, encoded by the coding sequence ATGAATAAGATTTTAGGATATATAGGCATTCTTGCCATTGGTATCTCCCTCTCGGCCTGTGACCTTGGAAATGATCCTACCATTGGAGGAACCAAACTTCAGGCGATGGCCGGTGAATGGTGGATCAATGTGCTGGTGGATGGAGAGGACATCGGTGCAGGTTTTAACCTGATTACGACAAGTAACACTGCGGCTAACAATGACACGGATCTTTTACTGGATGACCATGAATTGTGGCCTGCAAAAATTGTAGCAAAAGTGAATTTGCCTGCTATGACTTTCAATGCAGCGCCTGGTCTGTCTAATATGTATAGCCCAACCATCAAAGTATCTGTCATTGAAGGCAAGGTATTGAAAGGAGCTGCCACCACACCGGGTGGTAATAAGACAGATTCCATTTACGTGAAATTTGAGTTCTCAGACGATCCGGGCACGCAATATGAATATGCAGGATACCGTCGTACAGGATTTCAGGAGGATGAGCATTGA
- a CDS encoding response regulator, translated as MNVKILIVDDHPLVVEGLKSLLADSSGIAVVGTASNAFDTVAFLKNNKVDIVFLDINLPDISGIDLCKKIKEQFPDVKSLALSTFTERAYVSRMIQNGASGYLIKSSTKEEILEAIRQVQAGGYYMNVNFDQNQSNAVTPKSIPFLTRREKEVLVLIAEGMTNPQIAEQLFVSVATVNSHRSNLLMKFDVNNTASLIKAAAGLGLV; from the coding sequence ATGAATGTGAAAATACTTATTGTTGACGACCACCCACTGGTTGTTGAAGGATTAAAGTCATTGCTGGCAGACAGCAGCGGTATTGCGGTAGTAGGTACTGCGTCCAATGCCTTTGATACCGTTGCCTTTCTGAAAAACAATAAAGTGGACATCGTATTTCTTGATATTAACCTGCCGGACATTAGCGGGATTGATCTCTGCAAAAAAATAAAGGAACAGTTTCCTGATGTTAAATCTTTGGCCCTCAGTACCTTCACGGAGCGGGCGTATGTATCGAGGATGATTCAGAACGGGGCCAGCGGTTACCTGATCAAGAGTTCGACCAAAGAGGAAATTCTGGAGGCCATCAGGCAGGTGCAGGCAGGAGGGTATTACATGAATGTAAATTTTGACCAGAACCAGTCCAACGCCGTAACTCCCAAGAGTATTCCCTTTCTTACACGCCGCGAAAAGGAAGTACTTGTCTTGATTGCCGAAGGGATGACCAACCCACAGATTGCTGAGCAGTTATTTGTAAGTGTGGCTACTGTCAACAGTCACAGATCTAATCTGCTGATGAAGTTTGACGTCAACAATACGGCGTCGCTTATCAAAGCAGCGGCAGGGTTGGGGTTGGTTTAA